In one bacterium genomic region, the following are encoded:
- a CDS encoding alpha-1,4-glucan--maltose-1-phosphate maltosyltransferase, whose translation MEAKPRVAIEALTPQVDCGRFPAKRIAGDTVVVECDAFADGHDVLAGVLRYRREGDRRWSEAPLALVDNDRWRGTFAASHAGRYRYTVEVWVDHFATWTRDLAKRVDARQDVRVDLEIGAALVRAAARRAGGQAEAKPLAAWADRLGAGDADAVRIALSDDLAAAVRRHPDRTAAARYAPELRLVVDRERARCGAWYEMFPRSTSPEPGRHGTFADCEARLPYVAGMGFDVLYLPPIHPVGRDHRKGRNNAEIAAPGDPGSPWAIGAAEGGHTAIHPQLGTLDAFRRLVTRAREHGLEVALDLAYQCAPDHPYAREHPEWFRRRPDGTIQYAENPPKKYQDIYPFDFESAGWQSLWKELLGVVRFWMGEGVRIFRVDNPHTKPFPFWEWLIEDIHRTDPDVIFLAEAFTRPKVMYRLAKLGFTQSYTYFTWRTAKAELVQYFSELTRSPVRDFFRPHLWPNTPDILHKYLQDGGRPAFAVRLVLAATLGANYGIYGPAFELCEHQSAAPNSPPPASEEYLNAEKYEIKHWALDRPDSLRGLIGRVNTIRRAHPALQRDDSLVFHGVDNDQLLCYSKTAAYGGGDAVLVVVNLDPHSAQSGWTALALDALGLGADEPFAVTDLLTDARYAWRGARNYVSLRPSEQPAHIFRVERGAT comes from the coding sequence ATGGAGGCAAAGCCCCGAGTCGCCATAGAGGCCCTCACGCCCCAGGTCGACTGCGGGCGGTTCCCGGCAAAGCGCATCGCCGGCGACACGGTGGTCGTCGAGTGCGACGCGTTCGCCGACGGCCACGACGTCCTGGCCGGCGTGCTGCGCTACCGGAGGGAGGGCGACCGTCGATGGAGCGAGGCGCCGCTCGCCCTGGTCGACAACGACCGCTGGCGCGGCACGTTCGCCGCGTCCCACGCCGGCCGGTACCGCTACACGGTGGAGGTCTGGGTCGACCATTTCGCCACGTGGACGCGCGATCTCGCGAAGCGCGTGGACGCCCGGCAGGACGTGCGGGTGGACCTCGAGATCGGCGCGGCGCTCGTGCGGGCCGCCGCGCGCCGCGCCGGCGGGCAGGCGGAGGCCAAGCCGCTGGCGGCCTGGGCGGACCGTCTCGGCGCGGGCGATGCGGACGCGGTGCGGATCGCGCTGTCGGACGATCTCGCCGCCGCGGTGCGGCGTCACCCCGATCGGACCGCGGCCGCGCGGTACGCGCCCGAGTTGCGCCTCGTCGTGGACCGCGAGCGCGCCCGGTGCGGCGCGTGGTACGAGATGTTTCCGCGTTCCACCTCGCCGGAGCCCGGGCGGCACGGGACTTTCGCGGACTGCGAGGCGCGCCTGCCGTACGTCGCCGGTATGGGCTTCGACGTTCTGTACCTGCCGCCGATCCATCCGGTCGGACGCGACCACCGCAAGGGGCGTAACAACGCCGAAATCGCGGCGCCCGGCGATCCGGGAAGCCCGTGGGCGATCGGCGCGGCCGAGGGCGGGCACACCGCGATTCACCCGCAACTCGGCACGCTCGACGCCTTCCGGCGGCTCGTGACGCGCGCCCGCGAGCACGGCCTGGAGGTCGCGCTCGACCTGGCCTACCAGTGCGCGCCGGACCATCCGTATGCCCGCGAGCATCCGGAGTGGTTCCGGCGGCGGCCGGACGGCACGATCCAGTACGCGGAAAACCCACCGAAGAAGTACCAGGATATCTACCCGTTCGACTTCGAGTCCGCCGGATGGCAGAGCCTCTGGAAGGAGCTCCTCGGCGTCGTGCGTTTTTGGATGGGCGAAGGCGTACGGATCTTCCGCGTAGACAATCCGCACACGAAACCGTTTCCGTTTTGGGAGTGGCTGATCGAGGACATCCACCGCACCGACCCCGATGTGATCTTTCTCGCCGAGGCGTTCACGCGGCCCAAGGTGATGTACCGCTTGGCCAAGCTGGGCTTCACGCAGTCGTACACGTACTTCACGTGGCGCACCGCCAAGGCGGAGCTCGTGCAGTACTTTTCGGAGCTGACGCGGTCGCCCGTGCGGGACTTCTTCCGCCCGCACCTCTGGCCGAACACGCCCGATATCTTGCATAAATATCTGCAGGACGGGGGCCGCCCGGCGTTCGCGGTGCGGCTCGTGCTCGCGGCGACCCTCGGCGCCAACTACGGTATCTACGGGCCGGCGTTCGAGCTGTGCGAGCATCAGTCGGCCGCGCCGAACAGCCCGCCGCCGGCGAGCGAAGAATACCTCAACGCCGAGAAGTACGAGATCAAACACTGGGCGCTCGACCGGCCGGACAGTCTGCGCGGCCTGATCGGCCGTGTAAACACGATCCGCCGCGCGCATCCGGCGCTGCAGCGCGACGATTCGCTCGTCTTTCACGGGGTGGACAACGACCAGTTGCTCTGCTACAGCAAGACGGCCGCCTACGGCGGCGGGGACGCGGTGCTCGTTGTCGTGAACCTCGACCCGCACTCCGCGCAGTCGGGGTGGACCGCGCTGGCGCTCGACGCGCTCGGCCTCGGGGCGGACGAACCGTTTGCCGTAACGGATCTGCTGACCGACGCGCGGTACGCCTGGCGCGGCGCCCGCAACTACGTGTCGCTCCGGCCCTCCGAGCAGCCGGCGCACATCTTCCGCGTGGAGCGTGGCGCGACGTGA